From Gemmatimonadota bacterium, one genomic window encodes:
- a CDS encoding phytanoyl-CoA dioxygenase family protein codes for MAMTGTNLRQNSELTGAEWQELEEIGYVRLGVILSEGEIDRLCDRINEIMLGKIRYEGMRLQLCPSASGAEGMTGFTARHKGSSLKYRKIQELEMDPLFLKYIQHPLFRHITRKKIGEKVGVFRSMFFNKPAEGGVPLVWHQDGRSWNLSIPEEITIYTALDPQTRENGCLTVIPYSHKECPIHTVDREDDIQKYAPEEKRAYMEMDKGEVILFKTKLLHSSLVNTTNRPRRAFSIAFIHGDACQTASGERYPQVFPTYRAAKKNQASVKALSD; via the coding sequence ATGGCAATGACTGGTACAAACCTCAGACAGAACTCTGAACTGACCGGAGCCGAATGGCAGGAACTGGAAGAGATTGGTTATGTTCGGCTGGGTGTGATATTATCAGAAGGGGAAATCGACCGACTTTGCGACCGCATCAATGAGATCATGCTGGGCAAAATTCGCTACGAGGGAATGCGCCTGCAGCTTTGCCCTTCGGCCTCAGGGGCAGAGGGTATGACCGGTTTTACTGCCAGGCACAAGGGCAGTTCCCTGAAGTATCGGAAGATTCAGGAACTGGAGATGGACCCTTTGTTTCTAAAATACATCCAACATCCTCTTTTCAGGCATATCACGCGAAAAAAAATAGGTGAGAAAGTCGGCGTGTTCAGGTCCATGTTTTTTAATAAACCGGCCGAAGGCGGCGTACCCCTTGTCTGGCATCAGGATGGGCGCAGTTGGAACCTGAGTATTCCCGAAGAAATCACAATCTATACCGCCCTCGATCCGCAGACACGGGAAAACGGCTGCCTGACTGTGATTCCTTATTCACACAAGGAATGTCCCATTCATACGGTTGATCGAGAAGATGACATTCAAAAGTATGCCCCAGAAGAAAAACGGGCTTACATGGAAATGGATAAAGGCGAAGTCATTCTCTTCAAAACCAAACTGCTGCATTCTTCTCTTGTGAATACCACAAATCGGCCCCGTCGCGCCTTCAGCATTGCCTTCATCCATGGAGATGCCTGCCAGACGGCTTCCGGCGAACGTTATCCGCAGGTATTCCCAACGTACCGTGCGGCAAAAAAGAATCAGGCTTCTGTTAAGGCCTTGAGTGATTAA